ATCACCTTCATACTTGGCGGTAGGCCCCGTTAATTGTTCCGAAGCTTTAACGCGCTCTGCTTTGTAAGAAGACATGATTCTCGCATTCACAGCAGCGATAATTGTGGGAATGCTCACGCCCAATTCCAAAGCACTCATTACAGTCCAGCGGCCGGTACCTTTTTGACCGGCGGCGTCCATAATTACCTCAACTAAGGGTTCCTTAGTTTCCGGGTCAATGTATTTGAAAATATTAGCGGTAATTTCAATCAAAAATGAGTTGAGTTCGTCGGTGGTATTCCATTCGGCAAACACTTCCTGCAACTCCTGGCCGCTGAGTCCACCCACGTTTTTTAGCAAATCGTAGGCTTCCGCAATGAGCTGCATATCCCCGTACTCAATGCCGTTGTGCACCATCTTTACATAGTGACCGGCGCCACCTGGGCCGATGAATGTGACGCAGGGGCCATCATCTACTTGAGCTGCAATTTTGGTGAGAATTGGCTCTAGGATGCCGTATGCAGCGTGGGTGCCACCGGGCATCAGGCTAGCACCGTTGAGGGCGCCTTCTTCGCCACCGCTGATGCCCATGCCGACAAATCCTAGTCCGGCTGCTTCTAAGTCTTTGGTGCGGCGTTCGGTGTCGTCGTAGAGGGAGTTACCGCCGTCAATAATCATGTCGCCCGGTGACAGCATGGGTTTGAGCTGGTCGATGACTGCATCTACTGGTTTGCCAGCTTGCACCATGACTAAGATGCGACGCGGGGTTTCGAGGGCATCGACGAATTCTGTGAGAGTCTTGGCGGCGACAATGTTTTTGCCGGGGGCGCGTTTCGCCATGAAGTCGTCGGTTTTGGCTGCTGTGCGGTTGTACACGGCTACGGAGAAGCCTCTGCTTTCGACGTTGAGGGCTAGGTTTTCGCCCATCACTGCTAGACCGATTAAACCAAAATTTTGCTTTGTCATGCTCATAACCCGCTAGTTCCGCTTGAGGATTGATTTGGGAGAGAGGAAAGCGAGGCGGGGTGTAGCGCTTTCCGGTGGACTAAAAGTATTGGACAATAGACCGAGGTGGTTTAGGTTTATTTTTATATTCTCAGAATTGCTGTTTGGTAAATCAGTAGGGTTTTTTTAAGATTTAAGAATTATTAATGACTCGGGCAGGTGATGATAAGGCAGGTATTATGTCGATCGCAGTAACGATAGATACAGATAAGCAGACATTTTGAGAAAAATTTAGGAGATTGTTGTAATTATGGAAGATTTGCAGTATCTCGCGGCATGGGTGAAGGAGCAACACGCTCGCGAGTATATTTTAACTTGGCTGCTGAGTCAACAGGGGCTGTGGTGGTCGGATGGGGAGATTTATCAGGCGGTGTTGCAAAAGTCGGGAAAGCTTTTGAAGGCTTACGTTCAAAAAAGGCAAGCGGGAGAGTTGTTTGAGGGGATTTCTGAGAAGTTGGTGGGAGATGATAATTGGGATGATTTGGTGGTGAGTTTGGGGCGAATTGTTGGTGTGTATCAGGAGGAATTGCTGAAGTTGCAAGAGCGCGATAAGCGGGGGGACGGGCTAAAAAAAAAATTGATTAGCCAATCTGTCAGTGGAGATTCTTTGTCGGTGTTGGAGGTGCAGCAAGCTTTGCCAGATCCTTATGCGGATACGCTGATTGGGAGATAATTTGCTGATTGTGGGCTGCACGCAATCTCAGAAACCGGGTGTCTTCCTATATTTTTCGTACTTAACCGAGATTTGTCGAAGAAACCCGGTTTCTCGCCACTCAACCGAATCTCAGAAACCGGGTTTCTTGCCTTATCTCTCGTACTCAACCGAAAATTGTCGTAGAAACCCGGTTTCTCGCCACGCAGCGACAGAAATTAGAGCACCAAAATCCCAGAAACCGGGTTTCTTCCTATATCTCTCGTGATCAACCGAAAATTGTCGTAGAAACCCGGTTTCTCGCCACCCAGCGACAGAAATTAGAACACCAAAATCCCAGAAACCGGGTTTCTTCCTATATCTCTCGTGATCAACCGAAAATTGTCGTAGAAACCCGGTTTCTCGCCACCCAGCGACAGAAATTAGAACACCAAAATCCCAGAAACCGGGTTTCTTCCTATATCTCTCGTGATCAACCAAAATCTTGATAGAAACCCGGTTTCTCGCCACCCAGCGACAGAAATTAGAGCGCACTTTCCCACAATTGTGCTATAATTTATTGTAGGGAAACGGCACTGCCGTGTCCTTCTCATCTGTACGAAAACGGCATCGCACTGTCCTGACAGGATCGAGATTCAAGGATTGAGAATACGTGTAATATCAAGCAGAAATCCGGGAAGTACATCTTCACCCGAAAGTGTTGGCGGTTGGTCAAAAGAGAAATTAATAACTTCGGCTACATCTTCAGACAACCGATAGATTTCTACTAAAGGCGTTTGCGGGTCAATTAGCCAACCTAAGCGACAGCCGTTAGTTCGATAATACCGCATTTTTGCCCGCAATGTTTCTAGGGAATCACTGGCGGAACGCAATTCAATTACAAAGTGCGGGCACAGGGGAGGAAATTTGCGCTTATCTTCTGCGGATAATGCTTCCCAACGTTCTAGAAGTACCCAAGCAGCATCAGGAGAACGCTTTGCACCATTGGGTAATTTAAAGACGGTGGAAGAGTCAAAGACTTTTCCTAATTGAGTATGACGATTCCACAAATTTAGTTCTAGGTTGATATCCGAATTTCTGATGCCGCTTTCGCCGCCTGTTGGAGGCATAATGATTAGTTCTCCTTCGGGGGTTTGTTCTAATCGCCACTCTTCATTAGCAATGCACAATTGATAAAATTGTTCGTCTGTTAAAGCGACGGCGGCAGGTAGATTGAGGGTTATAGTTTCCATCGTGATATCATCGCCAACGAGGTTGATTTTATTATAGATCGGACTTTGTGACAAGTTTCTCTAAATATCGCCCAAATCCCAGAAACCGGGTTTCTTCTCTTATCTCTCGTACTCAACCAAAATCTTGATAGAAACCCGGTTTCTCGCCACG
Above is a genomic segment from Microcoleus sp. bin38.metabat.b11b12b14.051 containing:
- a CDS encoding Uma2 family endonuclease; this translates as METITLNLPAAVALTDEQFYQLCIANEEWRLEQTPEGELIIMPPTGGESGIRNSDINLELNLWNRHTQLGKVFDSSTVFKLPNGAKRSPDAAWVLLERWEALSAEDKRKFPPLCPHFVIELRSASDSLETLRAKMRYYRTNGCRLGWLIDPQTPLVEIYRLSEDVAEVINFSFDQPPTLSGEDVLPGFLLDITRILNP
- the gnd gene encoding decarboxylating NADP(+)-dependent phosphogluconate dehydrogenase, which gives rise to MTKQNFGLIGLAVMGENLALNVESRGFSVAVYNRTAAKTDDFMAKRAPGKNIVAAKTLTEFVDALETPRRILVMVQAGKPVDAVIDQLKPMLSPGDMIIDGGNSLYDDTERRTKDLEAAGLGFVGMGISGGEEGALNGASLMPGGTHAAYGILEPILTKIAAQVDDGPCVTFIGPGGAGHYVKMVHNGIEYGDMQLIAEAYDLLKNVGGLSGQELQEVFAEWNTTDELNSFLIEITANIFKYIDPETKEPLVEVIMDAAGQKGTGRWTVMSALELGVSIPTIIAAVNARIMSSYKAERVKASEQLTGPTAKYEGDPKEFVNKVRDALYCSKICSYAQGMALLSAASKSYGYDLSLSEISRIWKGGCIIRAGFLDKIKKAFKDDPALPNLLLAPEFKQSILDRQTAWREVLSTASLLGIAVPAFSASLDYFDSYRRDRLPQNLTQAQRDYFGAHTYERTDKPRGEFFHSEWTQAAKESLQTGTTD